A region of Planococcus sp. MSAK28401 DNA encodes the following proteins:
- a CDS encoding cell wall-binding repeat-containing protein, protein MKKKLLFVLLLLLAIGMGTGTASAAGKPTVILDPGHGGIYGGTAGYSGNRTGYYEKHANMEVSNRLKSELEKRGFVVIMTRTSDVQFSRISSGTDLVERMKVANGMIASGNNDNTVFMSVHHNATSSPTYGGYETYYFDNRYASSSYPPSLLQRHYSPESGRLATNTHRAVINSGVKEGRGIVANSLYVTRTANMPSVLLEVGYMSNPTEEAMIKQGWFQQKVAANVAKGVDDFFNVYVVNDKNGKAIKHYTSKTDALNYSKTVSGSYVIHKKTGKVDGAAKPDPEPVDRPLVYGIYHSSGDIPDNLYATEQEAIDAAKKWKNTRVVHTTTGIVSWSNYLPEKYVVLDSSDKEVARFYQKEAAIAHGGKLLKASVIDESTLEDDIVWSNFKRKNFIVRSKDKGEMIHFYNREEAREYTRNWPNSELFDVWAQKVIFTNTDKTKYSYTPQIVKGKNRIETAIGVSKLLYPNGFSSTKSQKTVVLATSRQYADALSAGPLAASFDNAPILLSTSENLSPTVEQELKRLKASKVTIVGGTGAISTSIESKLKGMGLSVERLSGKNRYETNSKINAKLPAADGMFVTAGNNYPDALTAASVAVVKKWPIVLVRDGMELPNNLKTAYGDEVVIIGGTGAVPTALETAVKREIGADGVHRLSGKNRYETGTATIDHFSDEFISNRLIVSTGTNYPDALVSSAISARYNAPLFLVPNNAMPAALTSSLTRHSKEKLINRTYYVGGAVESSIQSTINAMQK, encoded by the coding sequence TTGAAAAAGAAACTTTTGTTTGTGCTGTTGTTGCTGCTAGCCATTGGAATGGGAACCGGAACTGCTTCGGCAGCCGGTAAGCCAACTGTTATTTTAGACCCGGGCCACGGAGGGATTTACGGAGGGACGGCAGGTTATTCTGGAAACCGAACCGGTTATTATGAAAAACACGCCAATATGGAAGTGTCAAATCGATTGAAATCCGAACTAGAGAAAAGAGGATTTGTCGTTATCATGACCAGAACATCCGATGTCCAGTTTTCACGCATTTCATCCGGTACAGATCTCGTCGAGCGGATGAAAGTCGCAAACGGCATGATTGCAAGCGGGAATAATGATAATACCGTATTCATGTCCGTGCACCACAATGCCACAAGTTCACCTACATACGGTGGATACGAAACGTATTACTTCGACAATCGATATGCGAGTTCGTCATATCCACCCTCATTACTGCAACGCCATTACTCACCGGAAAGCGGCCGTTTGGCAACAAACACACACCGCGCTGTCATCAATTCAGGCGTTAAGGAAGGGCGCGGCATCGTCGCAAACAGCCTTTATGTAACGCGTACAGCGAACATGCCGTCTGTCTTGCTCGAAGTCGGTTATATGTCCAACCCGACAGAAGAAGCGATGATCAAGCAAGGCTGGTTCCAGCAGAAAGTCGCAGCGAATGTTGCGAAAGGCGTAGATGATTTCTTCAACGTTTACGTTGTTAACGATAAAAACGGAAAAGCGATCAAACATTACACATCGAAAACTGATGCGTTGAATTATTCTAAAACTGTTTCAGGAAGCTATGTGATCCATAAGAAAACCGGAAAAGTGGATGGGGCAGCGAAGCCTGATCCGGAACCGGTTGACCGCCCATTAGTTTATGGCATTTATCATTCATCGGGCGATATTCCTGATAATCTATATGCTACTGAACAAGAGGCAATCGATGCAGCGAAAAAATGGAAGAATACGCGTGTCGTCCATACCACGACTGGAATCGTAAGCTGGTCAAACTACCTGCCGGAGAAATATGTGGTACTTGATAGCAGCGATAAGGAAGTAGCGCGTTTTTATCAAAAAGAAGCAGCGATCGCTCATGGCGGAAAGTTGCTAAAAGCTTCGGTCATTGATGAATCGACTCTTGAAGACGATATTGTTTGGTCGAACTTCAAACGCAAAAACTTCATTGTCCGTTCAAAAGACAAAGGAGAAATGATTCATTTCTATAACCGAGAAGAAGCTCGCGAGTATACGCGCAACTGGCCAAACTCGGAACTGTTCGATGTTTGGGCACAGAAAGTCATTTTCACGAATACAGATAAAACAAAATACTCATACACACCACAAATTGTAAAAGGCAAAAACCGGATTGAAACTGCGATTGGTGTTTCAAAACTGTTGTATCCAAATGGTTTTAGCTCAACAAAGTCTCAAAAAACAGTTGTACTGGCAACGTCACGCCAGTATGCAGATGCCCTATCAGCAGGCCCGTTAGCTGCCAGCTTCGATAATGCACCGATTCTATTGAGCACGTCGGAGAATTTGTCTCCAACGGTGGAGCAGGAATTGAAACGCTTGAAAGCGTCTAAAGTTACTATTGTAGGCGGAACAGGCGCTATCTCCACATCAATTGAAAGCAAACTAAAAGGCATGGGATTAAGTGTTGAACGTCTTTCCGGCAAGAATCGGTATGAGACAAACAGCAAAATCAACGCCAAGCTCCCAGCAGCAGACGGCATGTTTGTAACTGCAGGAAATAACTATCCTGATGCTCTCACTGCTGCGAGTGTTGCGGTCGTGAAAAAATGGCCGATCGTCCTTGTGCGTGATGGCATGGAATTGCCGAATAACTTGAAAACTGCCTATGGCGATGAAGTAGTCATCATTGGTGGTACTGGTGCAGTTCCGACTGCTTTGGAAACTGCGGTAAAACGTGAAATTGGTGCAGATGGTGTTCACCGTCTATCCGGTAAAAACCGTTATGAAACAGGTACTGCAACTATCGATCACTTTAGTGATGAGTTCATCTCGAACCGTTTGATTGTCTCTACGGGCACGAACTATCCAGATGCTCTCGTTTCGTCTGCTATCTCTGCACGCTACAATGCACCGCTATTCTTGGTGCCAAACAATGCCATGCCTGCTGCGTTAACTAGTTCTTTAACGCGACACAGCAAGGAAAAATTAATCAATCGCACGTATTACGTTGGCGGTGCAGTAGAGTCTTCCATTCAATCAACAATCAATGCAATGCAAAAATGA
- a CDS encoding cell wall-binding repeat-containing protein — protein MQNGSKTWKKFVSVAMIAGLVASNGVMTASATSGDKENANEQDLQAINVLSNEKAELIKQLKKQESPDMVQKDALDPNEEVRVIIEIEGQSAVEVASAKGVQYKTLAKAEKEQIETQLVKTHSSVKKSISSEGVELNSQYEYTTAFNGFSGVVKFSDVEKIKDLPNVKNVYIANEYERPEAKPDMTTSHDFIQSRQVWADSKFQGEGMVVAVIDTGIDPDHKDFNITDDSKVDLTKSDVDGLISKDGLKGAYQNVKVPYAYNYYDKNAEIQDDGPGASMHGMHVAGTVGANGDESAGGLKGVAPESQLLGMKVFSNDVNFPSTFSDIYLAAIDDAVKLGADVLNMSLGSTSSFYDADSAEDKAITNAVNNGIVSAVSAGNSGHIGYGYDNPHYDNPDYGLVGSPGLNKDTIQVAATGNVVNLFTHEVEFGDFSVEGFGVDDWTDFQEDGDDFEVVSLKELSGNPNALGAAADYKGIDVSGKVVVVERGAHAFADKTKWAAAAGAAGIIVYNTDNPVFYKDQGGWDIPFMKITREDGLELEKALAADGELGADVEQTGKELGPEVGRATDFTSWGVTPDLEFKPELSAPGGNILSTLENDKYGVMSGTSMAAPHVAGGAALVQQYLKNHDEFKNLSLEERTRLAKVLLLNTADITHGKSGDTISPRRQGAGMMQLNGAVTTPVIMTEKATNEAKVNVKDFTGDSFSFTLKAENLSNEAATYSVDTSVLVDMFQENGAVTSNLLQSGALEGAKVTAPETVTVPANGTVDVKVTVDISEGKVPGLDKDGNAITKALEEDVFVEGFVKLTAEEGSANPDLVLPYISFYGEWDRPDIIDSFGVDEKDEPHFYQAYYDAFGIKDADDTTIKDKKKHYYDLVEVDGKLVYPVSPNGDGLNDKINGNITLLRNAAELQTNILNAEGENVRTVNIEKDVRKNYFNGGSGTYLSYLQARAWDGKVKGEVAADGLYEYEYKAKVDYEDAAWQSKSLPVYIDTTAPEASITVNEEDNTLEVSLSDEGVGVAFFSVHVDGKRLPAEGYFDADETVIDLDEFGLNASEADLIQVNVYDHAFNGGYAISNADDTVKPVIYADDNGPIALGLYSTNTVPVKGYVVEENLKTLKVNGKEVKFTESERGFEFDTTIELETGRHDVKLEATDYNGNTSSIIRPVYVDTVNPTLAIDAPSVVDQDEESVEFDITVKDNFSMVKLSLDGDVLYNQDVFDEITVADPVSKTVTAKVDLAPGMNSFMVVAEDGAGNKVEKEVKIDRSDSELRAERISGVNRYATAVELSKEGWDSADTVVLATGNNYADALAGVPLAKKHDAPLLLSQSSKLTAETYEEIKRLGAKTVYVVGGTGAISEAVVKQLKSDGIDVKRLSGMDRYETAAKIAEQFGTSEKAIVVSGLNFPDALSVASYAGTDGTPILLTRNNAVPNATKAALVKLGVENTLVIGGTGAVSEKAASELPNSFRIRGSNRYETSLEVAKYFGSPTDTVYVATGKGFADALAGGALAAKQNTGVYLVGNSVPAELGEYLQKNGVEYAKVIGGSGAVSNDIMKQLDEYLNNK, from the coding sequence GTGCAAAACGGTTCAAAGACTTGGAAAAAGTTTGTATCTGTTGCTATGATCGCAGGTTTAGTTGCGAGTAACGGGGTTATGACTGCAAGTGCTACATCTGGCGACAAAGAGAATGCCAACGAGCAAGATTTGCAGGCAATCAACGTTCTTTCCAACGAAAAAGCAGAGCTAATCAAGCAACTTAAGAAACAGGAAAGCCCTGACATGGTCCAAAAAGATGCATTAGACCCGAACGAAGAAGTTCGCGTTATTATTGAAATTGAAGGACAGTCAGCAGTTGAAGTAGCATCTGCAAAAGGCGTTCAGTACAAGACACTTGCCAAAGCAGAAAAAGAACAGATTGAAACTCAATTAGTGAAAACGCATTCAAGCGTGAAGAAATCCATTTCTTCCGAAGGCGTTGAACTAAACTCCCAATATGAATACACGACGGCATTTAACGGATTCAGCGGTGTTGTGAAATTCAGCGACGTTGAGAAAATTAAAGATTTGCCGAACGTTAAGAACGTATACATTGCAAATGAATATGAAAGACCAGAAGCTAAGCCGGATATGACGACGAGCCACGATTTCATCCAATCTCGTCAAGTATGGGCTGACAGCAAATTCCAAGGTGAAGGCATGGTTGTTGCTGTAATTGATACAGGAATTGATCCTGATCATAAAGATTTCAACATCACTGACGATTCAAAAGTCGATTTGACGAAATCTGATGTTGATGGACTTATTTCAAAAGACGGTTTGAAAGGCGCTTACCAAAACGTTAAAGTTCCTTATGCTTATAACTATTACGATAAAAATGCTGAGATTCAAGACGATGGCCCAGGTGCTTCCATGCACGGCATGCACGTAGCGGGAACAGTCGGCGCTAACGGAGACGAAAGCGCAGGCGGCCTTAAAGGTGTGGCACCAGAATCCCAACTCCTCGGCATGAAAGTATTCTCGAACGATGTTAACTTCCCATCGACTTTCTCTGATATCTACTTGGCAGCGATTGACGATGCTGTGAAACTTGGCGCAGATGTATTGAACATGAGCTTAGGTTCAACTTCATCATTCTATGACGCTGACAGTGCGGAAGACAAAGCCATCACAAACGCTGTAAATAACGGAATCGTTTCCGCTGTATCTGCCGGCAACTCCGGGCACATCGGCTACGGCTACGATAACCCGCATTACGATAACCCAGACTACGGTTTGGTCGGATCTCCAGGATTGAACAAAGATACAATTCAAGTTGCAGCTACAGGAAATGTTGTGAATCTCTTCACGCATGAAGTGGAATTCGGTGATTTCTCAGTAGAAGGTTTCGGTGTCGATGACTGGACGGATTTCCAAGAAGACGGCGATGATTTTGAAGTCGTTTCTTTGAAAGAACTTTCAGGCAATCCAAATGCATTAGGAGCGGCTGCTGATTACAAAGGCATTGACGTTTCTGGCAAAGTGGTAGTCGTTGAACGCGGCGCCCATGCTTTTGCTGATAAAACGAAATGGGCAGCTGCAGCTGGTGCGGCGGGAATCATCGTATACAATACCGACAACCCTGTATTCTATAAAGATCAAGGCGGCTGGGATATTCCATTCATGAAGATCACAAGAGAAGATGGATTGGAACTTGAAAAAGCACTTGCTGCAGATGGCGAACTTGGAGCAGATGTTGAGCAAACGGGCAAAGAACTTGGACCTGAAGTAGGCCGTGCAACGGACTTCACATCATGGGGCGTAACGCCAGACCTTGAGTTCAAACCTGAATTGTCTGCACCAGGCGGGAACATCCTGTCGACGCTTGAAAATGACAAATACGGTGTGATGAGCGGAACGTCAATGGCAGCTCCACACGTTGCTGGCGGAGCGGCACTTGTCCAGCAATACTTGAAAAACCATGACGAGTTCAAAAACCTTTCATTAGAAGAACGTACTCGCCTAGCGAAAGTATTGCTATTGAACACAGCTGACATTACGCACGGCAAATCAGGCGACACGATTTCTCCTCGCCGCCAAGGCGCTGGTATGATGCAGTTGAACGGCGCTGTTACGACTCCGGTAATCATGACTGAAAAAGCGACAAACGAAGCGAAAGTGAATGTCAAAGACTTCACTGGCGATTCCTTCTCGTTCACTTTGAAAGCTGAAAACTTATCTAATGAAGCAGCAACATACTCTGTCGATACTTCAGTGCTAGTCGATATGTTCCAAGAAAATGGAGCTGTCACATCGAACTTGTTGCAGTCAGGCGCTCTTGAAGGAGCAAAAGTAACGGCTCCAGAAACAGTAACTGTACCGGCTAACGGAACAGTCGATGTGAAAGTGACAGTCGATATCAGCGAAGGCAAAGTGCCAGGGCTTGATAAAGACGGCAACGCCATCACAAAAGCGCTTGAAGAAGATGTCTTCGTAGAAGGCTTCGTGAAATTGACAGCTGAAGAAGGATCGGCGAATCCTGATTTGGTCTTGCCATACATCAGCTTCTACGGCGAATGGGACCGTCCGGACATCATTGATTCCTTCGGAGTCGATGAAAAAGACGAGCCTCATTTCTACCAGGCTTACTATGATGCATTCGGAATTAAGGATGCTGATGATACGACAATCAAAGATAAGAAGAAACACTATTACGACCTAGTAGAAGTTGATGGCAAATTGGTTTATCCAGTGTCACCAAACGGCGATGGCTTGAACGATAAAATCAACGGAAACATCACGCTTCTCCGTAATGCGGCTGAACTGCAAACAAACATCTTGAATGCAGAAGGCGAGAATGTCCGTACCGTCAATATCGAGAAAGACGTCCGTAAGAACTACTTTAACGGTGGATCTGGAACATACCTCAGCTATCTTCAAGCACGCGCTTGGGATGGCAAAGTGAAAGGTGAAGTAGCAGCAGACGGCTTGTACGAATATGAGTACAAAGCGAAAGTTGACTACGAAGATGCAGCATGGCAGAGCAAATCATTGCCAGTCTATATCGATACAACTGCACCGGAAGCTTCTATTACTGTAAACGAAGAAGACAATACGTTGGAAGTTTCCTTGTCTGATGAAGGAGTAGGCGTTGCATTCTTCTCTGTACACGTCGATGGCAAACGTTTGCCTGCTGAAGGCTACTTCGATGCAGATGAAACGGTTATTGACCTTGATGAATTCGGCTTGAATGCTTCAGAAGCTGACTTGATCCAAGTTAACGTTTATGACCATGCATTTAACGGCGGCTATGCTATCTCAAATGCGGATGACACTGTGAAACCAGTCATCTACGCGGATGATAACGGCCCAATTGCTCTTGGACTTTACTCAACAAACACTGTACCGGTTAAAGGCTATGTAGTGGAAGAAAACTTGAAGACGCTAAAAGTGAACGGCAAAGAAGTTAAATTCACTGAATCGGAAAGAGGTTTTGAATTCGACACAACTATCGAACTTGAAACTGGACGCCACGATGTGAAGCTCGAAGCGACAGACTACAATGGCAACACGTCTTCGATCATCCGCCCAGTATATGTGGATACAGTGAACCCGACACTTGCCATCGACGCTCCTAGCGTTGTTGACCAAGACGAAGAGTCAGTGGAATTCGACATTACAGTAAAAGATAACTTCAGCATGGTGAAATTATCGCTTGATGGAGATGTTCTTTACAACCAGGATGTCTTTGATGAAATCACTGTAGCTGACCCAGTCAGCAAAACAGTAACAGCGAAAGTCGATTTGGCTCCTGGCATGAATTCGTTCATGGTTGTCGCTGAAGACGGCGCTGGCAATAAAGTCGAAAAAGAAGTGAAGATCGACCGCTCTGATTCTGAACTTCGTGCAGAACGCATTTCGGGAGTAAACCGCTATGCTACTGCAGTTGAACTGAGCAAAGAAGGTTGGGATTCTGCGGATACAGTTGTCTTGGCGACAGGCAATAACTATGCCGATGCATTAGCAGGTGTTCCACTTGCGAAGAAACACGATGCACCACTTCTACTATCACAATCGTCGAAATTGACAGCTGAAACATACGAAGAAATCAAACGCCTTGGCGCGAAAACAGTCTACGTAGTTGGTGGAACTGGAGCAATTTCTGAAGCTGTCGTGAAGCAGTTGAAATCTGACGGCATTGATGTAAAACGACTCAGCGGTATGGACCGTTACGAAACGGCTGCGAAAATTGCAGAGCAGTTCGGTACTTCTGAAAAAGCGATTGTTGTAAGCGGCTTGAACTTCCCAGATGCTCTTAGCGTAGCTAGCTATGCTGGTACAGATGGAACGCCGATCTTATTGACACGCAATAACGCTGTGCCAAACGCAACTAAAGCTGCGTTGGTGAAACTAGGTGTTGAAAATACCCTAGTTATTGGCGGTACGGGCGCAGTAAGTGAAAAAGCAGCCTCTGAACTTCCGAATTCTTTCCGGATCCGTGGTTCAAACCGTTATGAAACTTCTCTGGAAGTGGCAAAATACTTCGGTAGCCCAACAGATACTGTTTACGTAGCAACAGGTAAAGGATTTGCAGATGCTCTAGCGGGCGGCGCATTGGCAGCAAAACAAAACACTGGTGTTTACTTGGTAGGAAATTCTGTACCAGCTGAACTTGGTGAATATTTGCAGAAAAATGGCGTTGAATACGCAAAAGTCATCGGTGGATCTGGAGCAGTATCGAATGACATCATGAAACAGTTGGATGAGTACTTGAACAATAAATAA
- a CDS encoding cell wall-binding repeat-containing protein → MPKKIFTSVMATTLALTIVGIYDSQKAEAAEGDFELTIMHTNDTHANLDNAPKRATLIKQLRAENDNNLLLDAGDVFSGTLYFNTFEGQADLALMNYMQYDAMTFGNHEFDLGSSAEGHASLAEFVGGADFPLVGANVDFSGDDNMSPLVAGEAFTKTAANGQIYSGVVKEVNGEEVGIFGLTTAETADISSPEDIVFTDYIDAANEAVEWFEGQDVNKIVALTHIGYDDNAAVDNDRTLAAEVDGIDVIVGGHTHTKLLPPVQVEDTVIVQANEYNKFLGQLDVTFDEAGNVTNFVGEHHEVAAAAEDAEAVEILAPFKEEVEELKETEIGVEANVFLNGTRGEFGIRLSETNLGNFITDGMLAKAKTINPDTTIALQNGGGIRASIDQGPITYGEVLTVLPFGNALAIMEVTGQEIKEALEHSVREYPKENGGFLHVSGMFFNYDGKAPVGDRVLSAFVDTGDNNFEELNLEETYTVATNTFTAKGGDGFASFGKAYEEGRVTEPGFTDWEMFEEHAQSFADEGVEPYEERRINQVRLSGADRYETAIAVSKQGWESADTVFIANGNTYADALTAAPLADQYESPILLTRSNQLAAGVTEEIARLGATQAVVLGGNGAVSDDIMTALDEMDLEVTRIGGKDRYETAVAIASELDTDATDAVVVSGLNFPDALSAGAYAALNDKPILLTRPDRIPASIEEELEFYNSSTIIGGTGAVSEAVAEQLPNARRVSGADRYLTSAAVAELLFDGAVEGFAANGQNFPDALTGNVLAAAYEAPMLLVQKDEINPRIETRANYYGTVFTTGGTGAVSPKVIKELHQ, encoded by the coding sequence ATGCCGAAAAAGATTTTCACTTCTGTAATGGCGACGACACTCGCTTTAACAATCGTCGGGATTTACGATTCGCAAAAAGCGGAGGCAGCTGAAGGCGATTTCGAATTAACGATCATGCACACGAATGACACGCACGCGAACTTGGACAACGCGCCGAAACGCGCAACCTTGATCAAGCAGCTTCGTGCGGAGAACGACAACAACCTATTACTTGATGCAGGCGATGTCTTCTCAGGCACATTATATTTCAACACTTTTGAAGGACAAGCGGATTTGGCGTTGATGAACTATATGCAGTATGACGCTATGACTTTCGGCAACCACGAGTTCGACCTTGGTTCGAGTGCAGAAGGGCACGCTTCACTTGCTGAATTCGTTGGCGGGGCAGACTTCCCATTGGTCGGAGCGAACGTTGACTTCTCAGGCGACGATAACATGTCACCACTTGTAGCAGGCGAAGCGTTTACGAAAACGGCTGCTAACGGACAAATCTATAGCGGCGTAGTGAAAGAAGTGAACGGCGAGGAAGTCGGGATCTTCGGTTTGACTACTGCTGAAACAGCAGACATCTCAAGCCCGGAAGATATTGTTTTTACAGATTATATCGACGCAGCAAATGAAGCAGTAGAGTGGTTTGAAGGGCAAGATGTTAATAAAATCGTCGCGTTGACGCACATCGGCTATGATGACAATGCGGCAGTCGATAACGACCGTACGCTTGCAGCTGAAGTGGATGGCATTGATGTCATTGTCGGCGGGCATACACATACGAAACTATTGCCGCCAGTACAAGTGGAAGATACAGTCATCGTTCAAGCGAACGAATACAATAAATTCCTCGGCCAATTGGATGTCACTTTTGATGAAGCTGGAAATGTAACGAACTTTGTCGGTGAACACCATGAAGTCGCAGCTGCTGCAGAAGATGCAGAAGCAGTAGAAATCCTCGCTCCATTTAAAGAAGAAGTGGAAGAGCTGAAAGAAACGGAAATCGGCGTTGAAGCGAATGTCTTCTTGAACGGCACACGAGGAGAGTTCGGAATCCGCTTGAGCGAGACGAACCTTGGAAACTTCATTACAGATGGCATGTTGGCAAAAGCGAAAACGATCAATCCTGATACGACAATTGCATTACAAAATGGCGGCGGCATCCGTGCTTCCATCGATCAAGGCCCAATCACTTACGGCGAAGTATTGACAGTCTTGCCATTTGGCAATGCCTTGGCAATCATGGAAGTGACTGGCCAAGAAATTAAAGAAGCACTCGAGCATAGTGTCCGTGAATATCCAAAAGAAAATGGTGGATTCCTTCACGTATCAGGCATGTTCTTCAACTATGATGGCAAAGCGCCAGTTGGCGACCGCGTCTTATCTGCCTTTGTCGATACTGGCGATAATAACTTCGAAGAACTAAACTTGGAAGAAACGTATACAGTAGCAACGAATACATTCACTGCTAAAGGCGGCGATGGTTTTGCTTCGTTTGGAAAAGCTTACGAAGAAGGCCGTGTTACAGAGCCAGGCTTCACTGACTGGGAAATGTTCGAAGAGCATGCGCAATCCTTCGCTGATGAAGGCGTAGAGCCTTACGAAGAGCGCCGCATCAACCAAGTGCGCTTGTCTGGTGCAGATCGTTATGAAACAGCAATCGCCGTTTCAAAACAAGGTTGGGAATCTGCAGACACAGTATTCATCGCAAATGGCAATACCTATGCAGATGCATTGACAGCAGCACCTCTTGCTGATCAGTACGAATCGCCAATTCTCTTAACGCGTTCTAATCAATTGGCAGCAGGCGTCACAGAAGAAATCGCCCGACTTGGCGCGACCCAGGCAGTTGTTCTCGGCGGCAATGGTGCCGTTTCAGACGACATCATGACTGCTCTTGATGAGATGGATTTGGAAGTTACACGTATTGGCGGGAAAGATCGCTACGAGACAGCTGTAGCCATCGCTTCTGAACTTGATACTGATGCAACAGATGCAGTAGTTGTCAGCGGTCTCAACTTCCCGGATGCATTGTCTGCAGGTGCCTATGCGGCATTGAATGACAAACCGATTCTATTGACTCGCCCAGACCGCATTCCAGCGTCAATCGAAGAGGAACTTGAGTTCTACAACTCTTCGACAATCATTGGAGGAACTGGTGCCGTGTCTGAGGCAGTAGCGGAGCAATTGCCGAATGCAAGACGTGTTAGTGGGGCAGACCGTTACTTGACTTCAGCGGCAGTCGCAGAACTATTGTTTGACGGAGCTGTAGAAGGCTTTGCTGCAAACGGCCAGAACTTCCCGGATGCTTTAACTGGAAACGTTCTTGCTGCAGCATATGAAGCGCCTATGCTTCTTGTGCAAAAAGACGAAATCAACCCACGAATTGAAACGCGTGCAAACTACTATGGAACAGTATTCACTACAGGTGGCACAGGAGCTGTTTCACCTAAGGTTATCAAAGAGCTTCATCAATAA